The following are encoded in a window of Cyanobacterium stanieri LEGE 03274 genomic DNA:
- a CDS encoding DUF4033 domain-containing protein, which produces MQLGNSNITEKTTYQDNLIDRLFIALFCRKMAKAVGEKTTLKGYDGFVELSQKIMKGRNPQQQQELVAIVLKSLVPSPVLYFTRTFIPANKWVCEANAWFAKVLFQWLVGVCELREVEIEDKNHQKIIQNSGVHIKKCRYLENSGCVAMCINMCKLPTQKFFTDSFGIPVTLTPNFEDFSCEMVFGQNPPPLHEEDASRQPCLKEVCDSSKTSSFNNSSPCPKIAQQISITKE; this is translated from the coding sequence TGATCGTTTATTCATCGCTTTATTTTGTCGCAAAATGGCAAAAGCAGTAGGAGAAAAAACTACCCTCAAAGGTTATGATGGCTTTGTGGAGTTATCCCAAAAAATCATGAAAGGGCGTAATCCTCAACAACAACAAGAATTAGTAGCCATAGTCTTAAAATCCCTTGTGCCTTCTCCCGTATTATATTTTACTCGCACCTTTATTCCTGCTAACAAATGGGTATGTGAGGCAAATGCGTGGTTTGCTAAAGTCTTATTTCAGTGGTTAGTGGGTGTTTGTGAATTAAGGGAAGTGGAAATTGAAGACAAAAATCATCAAAAAATTATACAAAATAGCGGGGTACACATCAAAAAGTGTCGTTATTTAGAAAATAGTGGTTGCGTTGCCATGTGTATTAATATGTGCAAGTTACCGACTCAAAAGTTTTTTACTGATTCTTTTGGTATTCCCGTTACCCTTACTCCTAATTTTGAAGATTTTAGCTGTGAGATGGTATTTGGGCAGAATCCTCCCCCTCTCCATGAGGAAGATGCTTCCCGTCAACCTTGTTTAAAAGAAGTGTGCGATAGTAGCAAAACTTCATCATTCAATAATTCTTCTCCTTGCCCGAAGATTGCACAACAAATTTCTATTACCAAGGAATAA